In Limibacillus sp., the following proteins share a genomic window:
- a CDS encoding ABC transporter permease, which translates to MPDQHPSTARAATEPGLGPRLFGAVNRRGLWTLLLRGLTRFFKMPLSSVAGPIASQGLFLAVFVVAYKADVLLAGSFPPLTFVAPGIIAFSMTHTAFEQGAFPVLFDKLEGMIQDVMMAPLTPLEVTLGYVGSAAFNGLFLGLCSLAIVTPFAGLTYDQPLAVLYFAVMGCMLFALLGVVAGLWAEKWDRYSAVETFLILPLGMLSGAFFPLTSVPESWQAPLRFNPAYYVIDGMRYGLIGRAETDLLLGAGYLLVCNLLLALLVSRLFARGYKLRS; encoded by the coding sequence GTGCCGGACCAGCATCCCTCCACCGCGCGCGCCGCAACTGAACCCGGTCTGGGCCCGCGTCTCTTCGGCGCGGTCAACCGCCGGGGCCTCTGGACCCTTCTGCTGCGCGGCCTGACCCGCTTTTTCAAGATGCCGCTGTCTTCGGTCGCGGGGCCCATCGCCTCCCAGGGGCTGTTCCTGGCCGTCTTCGTGGTGGCCTACAAGGCCGATGTCCTGCTGGCCGGAAGCTTCCCGCCGCTGACCTTCGTCGCCCCTGGCATCATCGCCTTCTCCATGACCCACACAGCCTTTGAACAGGGCGCCTTTCCGGTGCTGTTCGACAAGCTGGAGGGCATGATCCAGGACGTGATGATGGCCCCCTTAACGCCGCTGGAGGTGACGCTGGGCTATGTCGGCAGCGCCGCCTTCAACGGCCTGTTCCTGGGGCTTTGCAGCCTCGCCATCGTGACGCCCTTTGCGGGATTGACCTATGACCAGCCCTTGGCGGTCCTCTATTTCGCGGTCATGGGCTGCATGCTCTTTGCGCTTCTGGGCGTGGTGGCGGGCCTCTGGGCGGAGAAGTGGGACCGCTATTCGGCGGTCGAGACCTTCCTCATCCTGCCGCTCGGCATGCTTTCGGGCGCCTTCTTCCCGCTTACCTCCGTGCCGGAAAGCTGGCAGGCGCCCTTGCGGTTCAACCCGGCCTACTACGTGATCGACGGGATGCGCTACGGCCTGATCGGGCGGGCGGAGACCGATCTTCTGCTGGGGGCTGGATACCTGCTGGTTTGCAATCTGCTGCTGGCGCTTCTGGTCTCGCGCCTCTTTGCACGCGGTTACAAGCTCCGCAGCTAG
- a CDS encoding ABC transporter permease: MTAPSNSHPGPRIFGAVNWRGFWTLYVKEVRRFLNVATQTIVAPMITTLLFLAIFTLALGGRARAPGDVPYDLFLAPGLMMMAMVQNAFANTSSSILISKVQGNIVDVLMPPLSPLEMTMGYVMGGVTRGLLVGCSVALAMWVFVPLSLPHPLAALYFAFMASLMLSLIGMLGGIWADKFDHIAALTNFVIMPFAFLSGTFYSIERLPGVWYEVAHINPFFYMIDGLRYGFIDRADGDPLLGALVLLAINGALALACYRAVKTGWRLKA, from the coding sequence ATGACGGCACCCTCCAACAGTCATCCGGGGCCGCGCATCTTCGGCGCGGTCAACTGGCGCGGATTCTGGACGCTCTACGTGAAGGAGGTCAGGCGCTTCTTGAACGTCGCGACCCAGACCATCGTCGCGCCCATGATCACCACGCTGCTGTTCCTGGCGATCTTCACCCTGGCGCTGGGCGGGCGCGCCCGTGCGCCGGGCGACGTTCCCTACGATCTCTTCCTGGCGCCCGGCCTGATGATGATGGCGATGGTGCAGAACGCCTTTGCCAACACCTCCTCTTCGATCCTGATCTCCAAGGTGCAGGGCAACATCGTCGATGTGCTGATGCCGCCGCTCTCGCCGCTTGAGATGACCATGGGCTATGTCATGGGCGGCGTGACGCGGGGCCTCTTGGTCGGCTGTTCGGTGGCGCTGGCCATGTGGGTCTTCGTGCCGCTGTCGCTGCCCCATCCGCTCGCAGCGCTCTATTTCGCCTTCATGGCCTCCCTGATGCTGTCGCTGATCGGCATGCTGGGCGGCATCTGGGCCGACAAGTTCGACCATATCGCGGCGCTGACCAACTTCGTGATCATGCCCTTTGCCTTCCTTTCCGGCACCTTCTATTCGATCGAGCGGCTGCCGGGGGTCTGGTACGAGGTCGCCCACATCAATCCCTTCTTCTACATGATCGACGGCCTGCGCTATGGCTTCATCGACCGGGCGGACGGCGATCCGCTGCTGGGCGCTCTGGTTCTGCTGGCGATCAACGGCGCGCTGGCGCTGGCCTGCTACCGGGCGGTCAAGACCGGCTGGCGGCTGAAAGCCTGA